The following are from one region of the Polaribacter marinaquae genome:
- a CDS encoding LysM peptidoglycan-binding domain-containing protein: protein MRAKYQSVLNLGEELAIKNGDVKEENGVLHVVGTAKNQYEKNLLWDEIKKVGGENPTDIMADISVEDTSIFANHTVKSGDTLGKIAKQYYGKSSKYTAIFEANTNILKSPDVIYPGQELVIPNL from the coding sequence ATGAGAGCAAAATATCAAAGCGTATTAAATCTAGGAGAAGAATTAGCTATTAAAAATGGAGATGTAAAAGAAGAAAACGGCGTACTACATGTTGTAGGTACTGCCAAAAACCAATATGAAAAAAACTTACTTTGGGATGAAATAAAAAAAGTTGGTGGTGAAAACCCTACAGATATTATGGCGGATATTTCTGTAGAAGATACTTCTATCTTTGCAAACCATACTGTAAAAAGCGGAGATACTCTTGGTAAAATTGCAAAGCAATACTATGGTAAGTCATCTAAATATACTGCTATCTTTGAAGCAAATACTAATATCTTAAAAAGCCCAGACGTAATTTATCCTGGTCAAGAATTAGTTATTCCTAATTTATAG